Part of the Synergistaceae bacterium genome is shown below.
TAAAGGGGATCGCTCCCATTTTGTCATATAAACTGTAGTGAGTGCCTTGTTTAAACAGGAAAATATCATAATCGCTTAGTGCCGATACTCCATGTCTTATGCTTCCTGCCATGTGATAATTTACCCTCCTAATATAATAAATAAAAATTTTATTCTCGTGATTGAATCATGTTACTTGAATAATATCATGTTTTAGAGAATTTCACGCACAAATTAACGCGTCTTGCATGAATTACTTTTTATCAGTGTATAATTAAGCATACTTATATTATTTATCAAAGCTAAAAACAGGGGGAATTTATTTCATGCGTATAAAAAATTTTATCTTAGCAGCGTCGTTATCGCTATTAATTACTAGTGCGTCAAATGCTGCAGTAACTCTCACAAATACAGATCCTCACGTGGGTGAGCAAGTAATTTTTTCCGTTCAGAGTTCGCAAATACCTTCGGGCGGGTCTGTTGAGTGGTCAGTTGCTCCTACAACCGGCAAGAATCCGGCAAGAATCACACTCAGGGCAGGCGGGCGCGAGTTTGCATTTACTCCATTAGATACACAGCCCGTTAAAGTTACAGCAAATTTCATTAATTACAACGGCGATATAATCGAGACTTCAGAAAGCACTATTACACCGACGGAATTTGTGATTAATTCTCAAGTCGTAGTTGATAAGCCGTTAACTTTATGGGACTCGTCAAAGCATTCAAATAATGTCATGAAAGACAGCGATTTATTAGCGAATACTCCCATTAAGATTCGCGCTGAACTTGCACCGGAATTCAAAGGCGAACACACATTTAAATTTGTATCAGACGCGGCGACGGCATTAATGAGTCAGGACGAGAACGAAATTTTTATCAGGCGCGGAAGTGTCGGAGAAAGTGAAATAATGGTAACTGCTTTTAACTCATCGGGAATAAAACTCGGTCAGGGCTCGGCAAAAATAAGAATAAATATTCCCATGTCAAGATTTGAAGAGTCTTCACGTGAGCGCGAGGCTTGGAATCTATGGCAGAAATCACAGGAAGAATGGGAAGGCAAAAATTATGCAAACGCCGTGAAACTTGCAAATCAAGCCGTAAATCTTGCACCTAGAGACTCTGAAATTGTAGACGGAACGAGGGCATTTAACACGAATTTTGCGAGATTCACAAAGGCCGAGAAATTACGTTCGGACGCTAAAAAATTTGACTCCAGCAAAAAATTTGATGATGCTTTGAAAAATTTGCGTGCTGCTGCTGTAATATGGCCTCTTGATACTGATGCGGAAGAAATAGCACAGGCCGAACAGAAAGTTAATGATTATAGATTACTAGTTCAGCAGTCTAATTGGCTTATAGACACGGGGCGGGCTTATGACAGTGAAAACATGTTCGAGGAGGCACTCGAATATTACGCAAAGGGAATCGCAATAGTATCAAATGACTCAGTGAGCGACAGAATGGAAAAAATTAGAAATCGCTTGACTCTCATAGCAAACGCCGATAAATACGCAGGTGAGGGGAATTCTTTAGAACGTGAAGGCAAATTAACGGAGGCCCTGCAAAAATACGGCGCAAGTGTCTTAAGCAACCCGGACGCAACTCTAAAGGCTCATATTGAAGAATTGCAAAGTGTAATAGCAAGACGAGAGAGACAAGCCCAGACTCTTTATCGTGAAGGTAATGAGTTAATGCGCAAAAATAGCAATCAGGAAGCATTAAAGAGATTCCGCGAAAGTGTAAACGTTTGGCCTAATGATGACGCAAGACGGAGAATAACTCAATTAAGAAATGTGAGACTCCCGGCTGATACAGTTTTGAGAGGGCCTGAAGATTTCGGGATCGGGACAAAATTAGACGCTCAAAGAATATCAAACGAGGCAGACAAATTATATTCACAGGGCAGACTCGACGAGGCATTGAATCTTTACAGGAGGGCGCAGACAATTTCAGAGAATCCGCAATTAAAGGACTGGCTCAAGAGATTCGAGAGTTCAATCAGGGAACGCAACGCAGTCAGTGCAGCAAACAAGCAAATTAACGAGGCAAACGCGCTTTATAAATCAGGCAAAGTGAAGGAAGCTCTTGACTTATATCGTGAAAGTCTCAAAGTTCACCCTAATAAAGAAATAGAATCCTTCTTAAAGCGTCAGGGGGCTGCATCTAAGTGAAAATTTTAGGGTTCTGCAATCTCAAGGGCGGAGTCGGAAAAACTACGGCATGTCAGAATATAGCCGCGGCTCTTGCCCTTCTTGGCCGGAAAATTGCAGTAATTGATATGGATCCTCAAAGCAATTTAAGCGCGGGATTTGGCATTACTCCTTTACCCGATGAGCCTCAAGTTTTTGATTTATTATCGGGTGATATGTCATGGGACGATGTAATAACACGCAAGGAAAATATTGATATTATTCCCAGTTCGCTAAATATCGTAATGGCCGAATTGAATCACGACGGGCCGATCAGTGATGATACAGTTTTGCGCGAGGCCCTATCGAATATCGAATCAGATAGATATGATTATATTTTGCTTGACAGTCCGCCCCAGTTAGGAGTCTTCACGAGAAATGTATTAACAGCCTGCAATAATATTATTGTCCCTATGGATGGAGGATATTACAGCTTGCTGGGTTTGCAATTATTAAATTCGTCATTGCCCGTATTTCGTGAAAGATTGAATCCAGATTTAGCAATTACGGGAATTCTCATGACAAATTATAATGCTAGATTATATATAGCACGTCAGATTTATAACGAGGTCAAGGAAAATTTTAGCGATGTCTTATTTGATACCTGCA
Proteins encoded:
- a CDS encoding tetratricopeptide repeat protein gives rise to the protein MRIKNFILAASLSLLITSASNAAVTLTNTDPHVGEQVIFSVQSSQIPSGGSVEWSVAPTTGKNPARITLRAGGREFAFTPLDTQPVKVTANFINYNGDIIETSESTITPTEFVINSQVVVDKPLTLWDSSKHSNNVMKDSDLLANTPIKIRAELAPEFKGEHTFKFVSDAATALMSQDENEIFIRRGSVGESEIMVTAFNSSGIKLGQGSAKIRINIPMSRFEESSREREAWNLWQKSQEEWEGKNYANAVKLANQAVNLAPRDSEIVDGTRAFNTNFARFTKAEKLRSDAKKFDSSKKFDDALKNLRAAAVIWPLDTDAEEIAQAEQKVNDYRLLVQQSNWLIDTGRAYDSENMFEEALEYYAKGIAIVSNDSVSDRMEKIRNRLTLIANADKYAGEGNSLEREGKLTEALQKYGASVLSNPDATLKAHIEELQSVIARRERQAQTLYREGNELMRKNSNQEALKRFRESVNVWPNDDARRRITQLRNVRLPADTVLRGPEDFGIGTKLDAQRISNEADKLYSQGRLDEALNLYRRAQTISENPQLKDWLKRFESSIRERNAVSAANKQINEANALYKSGKVKEALDLYRESLKVHPNKEIESFLKRQGAASK
- a CDS encoding ParA family protein — protein: MKILGFCNLKGGVGKTTACQNIAAALALLGRKIAVIDMDPQSNLSAGFGITPLPDEPQVFDLLSGDMSWDDVITRKENIDIIPSSLNIVMAELNHDGPISDDTVLREALSNIESDRYDYILLDSPPQLGVFTRNVLTACNNIIVPMDGGYYSLLGLQLLNSSLPVFRERLNPDLAITGILMTNYNARLYIARQIYNEVKENFSDVLFDTCINQNVSLIEASRMGMSIFAYSPRSRGAKCYKDAAIELLKRLEGENFSNDESDSGVETPDLKQKIIDMINDSQKDMWLSMLGAVSEISCAKLDIDSLKSEFDSADHDRFTFYILTEEGGNLAPVMTNAQINESVKIALKWDENGSAQVYM